The DNA segment TACGCGACTGGCAGCTAAAGATTCACGACAGCGGCCTTCTCCCCGAGACCGAGCGTTCCGCCCGGGCCGAAGAACACGACGTCACGATATATGAAATGGTTCGAAACCCCAAACTCTACGATCTGCCCGCCTACCTCGACGCGGCCGATCTGGCTCTGCAAAAGGACCCAGCCAATCTCCCCGCACTGACCCAAGACCTCGACCACCCCGACAGCGGCATCCGCTGGTGGGCCGTCGTCGGACTTTTCTACCTGGGCCAGAACGCCGCACCGGCCAAAGCTAAACTCACTGCAGCGCTTACAGACCCCTCCCACGAGGTCCGCGCCTATACCGCCTGGTCACTTACAACACTTGGCGAAACCGAACGCGCCCTGCAAACCTTCGACCAGCTAATCCGCGACCATTCCCCAGCCACCCTCACGGTGCTCAACATCCTCGACCAGCTCGGCGATTCCGCAAAACCCCTGCTGCAAACCGTCAAACAAACCGAACTCAAGGACTACAACAAACGCATGAAAGACTACCTGCTGTCAAAATGGTCATCATAGCGGACTTTGATCACTGCGAAATCTTACTCCTTGCCCAAACCGCCCCGATCCGCTAAAATAACCCCAGCGTAGCGGTAAAAATCATCCGCAGGGCACGACCAACCTCACCGCAAACCTCAACCCCGCCCCGCGCAACACCGCCAAAAACAACCGATCCTCACCAAAACAGGAGCACCAAATGGCCAACTCAAACAATATCAACCGTCGCGACTTCTTCCGCAAATCCTCCGCTCTCGGCCTCACCGCTGCCCTCGGCGGCTCCATCCTCGCCGGCAAATCCCGCGCGGCCCTGCCCTCCATACCGCCCGCCGGCTTCAACTCCAAACCAATCGACCTCGTCCGCATCGGCTTCATCGGCGCAGGCGGCATGGGCTCCAACCACATTCGCAACCTCATGAACATCGAAGGCTGCGAGATCCGCGCCATCTGCGACATCGTCCCCGAAAAAGTCGCCCGCGTCCAGAAATGGCACCGCGACGCAAACAAGCCCGTCCCCGCCGGCTACTCCAAAGGCGAACACGACTACAAACGCATGTGCGCCCGCGAGGATCTCGACCTCGTCTACATCGCCACCCCCTGGCGCTGGCACGTCCCAATGTGCGTCGAAGCAATGAACGCAGGCAAACACGCCGCCGTCGAAGTGCCCGCCGCCGTCACCCTCGACGAATGCTGGCAGCTCGTCGAAACCTCCGAAAAAACAAAACGCCACTGCTCCATGATGGAAAACTGCAACTACGACCGCGTCGAAATGATGGTCCTCAACATGGTCAAGCAGAACCTCTTCGGCGAACTCCTCCACGCAAAGTGCGGCTACCTCCACGACCTCCGCGACCAGGCGTTCAGCAAAGGCGGCGAAGGCCTCTGGCGTCCCGCCCATAACCTCACCCGCAACGGCGACCTCTACCCGACCCACGGCCTGGCCCCCGTCGCACAGTGCATGGACATAAACCGCGGCAACAACTTCGACTACATCGTCTCCGTCGCCTCCAAGAGCAGGGCGGTAAACGACCTCGCCGCCCGCCGCTTCGGCCCGGACAGCCCCCACACCCGCACCAACTGGAAACTCGGCGACGTCGTCACATCCACCATCCGCACCAAGAACGGCGAAACCATCGTCGTCACCCACGACGTCACCACACCCCGCCCATACAGCCGCGACTACTTCGTCCAGGGCACCCGAGGCCTCGTCCGCAAATACCCCGAGGCCCGCGTCCACATTGAAGGCACCTCACCCGCCCACGGCTGGGAACCGCTCAGCAAATACTTCGACAAATACGACCACCCCGTCTGGAAAGCCATGCAGCAAAAGGCCAGCGGCGCAGCCGGCCACGGCAGCATGGACTACATCGAAGACTACCGCCTCGTACAGGCCTACCGCAAGGGCATAACCCC comes from the Anaerohalosphaera lusitana genome and includes:
- a CDS encoding Gfo/Idh/MocA family protein, which encodes MANSNNINRRDFFRKSSALGLTAALGGSILAGKSRAALPSIPPAGFNSKPIDLVRIGFIGAGGMGSNHIRNLMNIEGCEIRAICDIVPEKVARVQKWHRDANKPVPAGYSKGEHDYKRMCAREDLDLVYIATPWRWHVPMCVEAMNAGKHAAVEVPAAVTLDECWQLVETSEKTKRHCSMMENCNYDRVEMMVLNMVKQNLFGELLHAKCGYLHDLRDQAFSKGGEGLWRPAHNLTRNGDLYPTHGLAPVAQCMDINRGNNFDYIVSVASKSRAVNDLAARRFGPDSPHTRTNWKLGDVVTSTIRTKNGETIVVTHDVTTPRPYSRDYFVQGTRGLVRKYPEARVHIEGTSPAHGWEPLSKYFDKYDHPVWKAMQQKASGAAGHGSMDYIEDYRLVQAYRKGITPDMDVYDAAALSAVSQLSERSIENKGESVNFPDFTRGMWRKPRELQVQKDA